TTCCCCTACAGCTTCCTCGAAAGCTTGTTTGGTACGCTTACCTTTAGCCTTGAGTTTTTCCTCAAGCATCGTGGCCATTTCATCGAGCGCATCGGCCACGATGGTGTTCAGCACCGTGTTCGGAAACGAAATGGACTGCGAAGCGCCTACAGCACGGAATTCAAACTTATTGCCGGTAAAGGCAAACGGCGAAGTACGGTTGCGGTCGCCAGCATGCCGAGGTAGGTGGGGAAGTACGGGTACGCCCAGGCCTAGCAAGCCACCGGTTTTGCTTGAACGGGCTCCGCCATTTTCAAGCTGATAGAAGATATCCTCAAGCTGCTCGCCTAGAAAGACGCTCATAATGGCCGGTGGCGCTTCGTTGGCGCCTAAGCGGTGATCGTTGCCCGCTGTAGCCACCGAAATGCGCAGCAAATCCTGATGCTTATAGACAGCCCGCACGACAGCTGCGCAAAAGAACAGAAATTGCATGTTGTCGTGCGGATTGTCGCCAGGGTCAAGCAGGTTCATCCCGGTATCGGTGGCCATCGACCAGTTGTTATGTTTGCCTGAGCCGTTAATCCCAGCAAACGGCTTTTCATGCAGCAAGCATACCAGGCCGTAGCGCCGCGCCACGTTTTTGAGTGTCTGCATGACGAGCTGCTGGTGGTCGGCGGCCAAGTTGGCCTGTTCAAATAAGGGGGCGATTTCGTATTGACTGGGGGCCACCTCATTGTGGCGTGTTTTGACCGGAACGCCTAGCTTGTAGAGTTCTTTTTCGACCTCTAGCATGAACGACAGCACCCGCTCGGGAATGGATCCAAAGTAATGATCCTCCATTTCTTGCCCACGGGGTGGCTTGGCGCCAAAGAGCGTGCGACCGCAAGTTGCTAAATCAGGACGACGGTAGAAAAATTCTTCGTCGATCAGGAAATATTCCTGCTCGCTGCCAACGGTAGAATAAACCTTGTGGACGTTCTTGACGCCAAAGAGCGCAAGCACGCGTCGGGCTTGTTTGTCGAGCGCGTGCATAGAACGCAAAAGCGGAATTTTATGGTCGAGCGCCTCGCCTGTCCACGACGCAAAAGCAGTGGGAATGGCCAAATATGCCCCTTTCGGGTTTTCCATGATGAAAGCTGGAGAGGTCGGATCCCAGGCGGTATAGCCTCGCGCTTCAAAGGTGGCCCGCAAACCACCGCTAGGGAAGCTGGAAGCGTCCGGCTCTCCTTGAATAAGATCTCGACCCGAAAAGACCGCAATGGCTCCACCTCCTTTGTTGGGAGTAATGAAGCTTTCGTGTTTTTCGGCGGTCATGCCCGTTAGGGGCTGGAACCAGTGCGTAAAATGCGTGGCACCTTTTTCGATAGCCCACTCTTTCATCGCCAGGGCCACCGTGTCGGCAATCTCCGGCGAGAGCGGCTCGCCTTTTTCAATCGTAGCCACCAGGCTTTCAAAGACTTTTTTGGGCAGCCGATTTTTCATCTCCTCCAGTGAGAAGACGTTCTCGCCAAAGATGCGCTCAATGTCCATGGGTTGAGGCTTGACCTCCTGGCGACCATTGACCAAAAGGCGCGTTTTGGTAGCGGCAATTACGTTGTAATCGAGCAACAGCTTGTTCATGGGAACTAGGTCTACTTAAAGGTTTAGGTTTAAGAGGATTCGAACACTTCGACCGGCAGAAGCTCTGTAGGCGCCACCGGAAGCCGCCGAGTTTCTTTAAAGGTGCTGAGCACAATGCTCGTAATCGTGCCATGCACGCCAGGCCACGACTGAATGCGCGAAAGGAGCCGCTCAAGCGTAGTAGTATTGCGTGTGCGTACTTTAAGGATATGCGAGCCTTCGCCCGTGATGGAATGTACCTCCAGCACTTCGTCTAGTGCCGTGGCACGCCGGATAAATTCCGGATAGTATTCAGACCCGTCCACAATCACCCGGATAAAGGCCGTAATGTCGAAATGCAAACGCTTGGGGTCCAGCACCGCATGATAACCCGTGATTACCCCCCGTTCTTCCAGCTTGCGCATCCGCTCACTCACCGAAGGCACCGACAGGCCCACTTCCTCGGCAATGCGGTTGCGCTTCATGCGCCCATGCTCCTGCAAGAGCTCCAAAATCCGGACATCGATCTCATCGATCCGTTCTACCGTGCTCATGATGCGATCGTTTAGGTTGATGATTAATTTAGATAAATAAGTTTTGTCAAGTGTAGTCTGTGTTTAAAAAAATACGTTGAACAAAAGGGGTTCCAGGATCAGATGTGGTGTAAGATAGCGCTTCTAAACAGAAGCGCGAGAGGTGCCTTAAAAATTTAAAAAGTATGTCGTTTGGGATCCTCAATCCCGGAAAAGCGGTTTGCACAAAGCGATTTGTGGGCCCGTAGCTCAGCGGTCAGAGCAGCGGACTCATAATCCGACGGTCGTAGGTTCGAATCCTACCGGGCCCACAAAGACAAAAAAACCCCTTTAAAGGGGCTTTTTTTGTTTAAAGAGGACGCCGCTTAAGATTTGGGCATTTCCTTAAGCTTTTTAAGTGTCTCATACACTTCGCGGTCATGGCGAGCGGGATCGACCTTTTCAAAAACGTGTGCCACGCGTCCTTCAGGATCGATGAGAAACGTTACTCGTTTGGCATATAACCCCCCTACACCCAGCACGCCGTAGGCTTTAGCAATCTTTTTGTCGTGGTCACTGATGAGGTCGAAGGGGAGGTTGTATTCCTTTTTGAAGCGCTCTTGCGTTTCGATGTCGTCCAGACTAACACCTAAAATAACGGCGCCTTGGGATTGGATTTTTTCATAGGCATCGCGTAACGTGCATGCCTCGGTTGTGCAGCCCGGGGTAAACGATTTGGGATAGAAATACAGCACAACCCAATGGCCGCGTAGATCACTTAGGCGAATCGTTTTGTTACCGGTCGCTTGGGCTTCAAAATCGGGTGCGCGTTCGCCCACTTTAGGTATGTCGTCTTGGCCCAAGCCCCAAAGCATCAGCAGACTAAGCATTAGCGGAAACATGGCGGCTTGCGGTTTAAATGCTTGTTTAAACCCCTAACAATGTGGCTAAAATTCGGTTTCCTATCAAGGTCTGTAAATTGGGCAAAGCCCGCGCAAAAGCGTTAAATTGCACACATCTAGATCCAGCCCTGCGGCAGCCGTGTCTGAGCTCAACGTCTTATCCACCGACGTGCGCTATTTGGAAGGCGTAGGACCGCGTCGCGCCGAAGCGTTGGCCCGTGTAGGGGTGACTACAGTGCGCGATCTGCTGCACTATTTCCCGCGTCGCTATCTAGATCGCTCGACCATTGTGCCGCTACGGCGACTGGACGAGCGCATGGGGCCGATAACGGTTGTTGGGACTGTACGCCTAGCCGGAGTCGTTGAGGGCAAGGGCCGCAAACGCTTTGAATTGATCCTGGAAGATGAAAGCGGGGGGCGCCTCAAGTGCGTCTGGTTTAACCGGCTGAGCTGGGTTGCAAAAGCCTTTAAAGCCGGGGATCGCGTGGCCTTTCATGGTAAAGTGCAGCGCTACGGTTATACCTTTTCCATGACGCACCCCGACTTTGACCGGCTCGATGGCGAAAGCGTTGCTCTGGCCACAGGGCGCATCATTGCACTCTACCCTGGTAGTGCAGTGCTGGAGAGGGTAGGACTTACCAGCAGAACGTTTCGTCGCATTTTGTATGCTTTTTTTAAAGCCCACGGCTTGAAGCTTCCGGAAATCCTACCCGCGTGGATGCGCACGCGCTATGAGCTTATGGATGGACGCGTGGCGCTTCGGGCCGTTCATTTCCCACGTAGCCAAAGTGAACTGGCGCAAGCGCGTGAGCGGCTTAAGTTCGAGGAGCTATTCTTTATCCAGTTGATGCTGGCGCGCACAAAGCAAATCCGTCAAACCGTGGCCGGTCCCATCTTTGGCCCGCCTGGCGAACGCTACTACCGATTCCTTAACGAGGTGCTCCCGTTTAGGCTGACGCAGGCGCAGCAGCGAGCGCTTGAAGAAATCGTGCAGGATACCCGGTCGGGTCGGCAAATGAACCGGCTTTTGCAGGGCGACGTGGGCAGCGGGAAAACCGTCGTGGCTATGGCTGCCATGCTTCATGTTGTGGACAACGGCTACCAGTGTGCCTTTATGGTTCCGACCGAAATCCTGGCTGAGCAGCATTATGCCAACCTGAAACGCTATCTGGAGCCGTTGGGTGTTGAAGTACGGCTGCTGCTAGGCGGCCAACGCAAGGCGCTCCGGGAGGAAATCCTGGCCGATCTGGCTGAAGGCCGAGCGCATGTGGCTGTGGGCACGCATGCTGTGATTCAAGAAGCAGTGCAGTTTCATCGCCTGGGCTTGGCTATTGTGGACGAGCAGCATCGCTTTGGGGTAGTGCAACGGGCCGAGCTGTTTGCTAAGGGGGAAAATCCGCATATGCTGCTCATGACCGCGACCCCTATTCCGCGTTCGCTGGCTATGACGCTCTACGGCGATCTAGACGTGTCGATCATCGACGAGCGCCCCGCCGGCCGAAAGCCGGTGATCACCTGGATTCGCTCCGAAAAGCGTCGGGGTGAAGTGTATGCCTTCTTACGAGAGCAGCTGCGGCAGGGACGTCAGGCCTACGTGGTCTATCCCCTGGTCGAAGAAAGCGAAAAGATGGACCTACAAGACGCAGAAAACGGCTATCGAAGGTTGCAGGAGCTGTTTCGCCCTTACCGGGTCGATTTACTCCATGGCCGCATGTTGCCCTATGAAAAGGAAGAGGCTATGGCCCGCTTCAAGCGAGGGGAAACAGACATTCTGGTGGCCACAACGGTGGTCGAGGTAGGTGTCGACGTGCCCAACGCAACCGTCATGATTATTGAACACGCCGAGCGCTTTGGACTAAGCCAGTTGCATCAGCTTCGAGGACGCGTTGGGCGTGGTGCTGCGCAAAGCTATTGTATTCTGATGGTAGATCATCGGCGCACGGCTGAGGCCGAAGCCCGCTTGCAAGTGATGGCCGAGACCGATGATGGCTTCAAAATCAGTGAAGTGGACCTAAAACTACGCGGGGCAGGCGACTTTTTTGGTACGCGCCAGAGTGGACTGCCCGACCTGAAGATTGCCGACATCACGCAGGACCAGCCGATTTTGATTAAGGCACGTGAGGCGGCCTTTGAGCTGGTCCGGCGGGATCCTGAGCTCGAAGCCCCCGAGCATGCTATGCTTCGCGCCTACTACGATCGCTTCTATGCTAAGCAGTCGTTGGGCTTTGCGCGGGTAGGTTAGTCTGATCGAATGCGCATCAGTCCTTCTTGGACCACGGCGGCTACAAGTGTACCGTCGCGCCGGAAAAACAGCCCTCGATTAAGTCCACGGGCATGGGCAGCAACAGGACTTTCCATGGCAAAAAGCAGCCATTCATCGACCCGAAACGGCTGGTAGAACCACATCGCATGGTCTAGGCTAGCGGCTTGCACATGGGGCTGAAGAAACGATAGCCCATGCGGCAGCATGGCCGTACCCATAAACCCAAAGTCAGAAGCATAGGCAAGCACGCTGCAATGGAGTGCCGGGTCATCGGGCAGTTTGCCTGCGGTGCGTAGCCATAGGTGCCGGCGGGGAGGTCGCTTTTCTGGGAAAAGTAAATTGGTGGGTTCAACAGGCCGAATTTCTATAGGTCGCTCATGCAGCAAAAAGGGGCGAAGGACTTCGGGGGCCTGTTCGGCCAGCTGCCGCCGCAATTCAGCTTCTGGCATGAGTGTTTCGGGGGGCGGCACCTCGGGCATGGGATCCTGGTGCGTTACCCCAGGCTCATCGATCTGGAAAGATGCCGCCAAGTTAAAAATGGGTCGTCCATGTTGGATGGCTGTTACGCGACGTGTGGTAAAGCTACGGCCGTCACGCAAGCGCTCGACCAAGTAGACGATGGGAGCGTTGGGGTCCCCTGGTAGAATAAAGTAGGCGTGCAGCGAGTGCACTTGCCGTTCTGCTGGCACGGTATAGGCCGCTGCCCGCAAGGCCTGGCCAAGCACTTGCCCACCAAAAACGCTAGGGCTGCCAATATCACGACTGGGTCCGCGAAAGATGTTTTCTTCAAGCCGTTCAAGCTCCAGCAGGTGTAAAAGCTGGCAGATAGGGCTGCTTGGCGGTTCAATGCACATAGCTGCCGGCATTTACGTCGATGGTGCAGCCGGTGGCGTGGTCAGCCATGCCGCTGGCCAGCAACACCACCAGGGGTACCAGGTCTTGGGGTTCGGTAAGTCGCTCCAGCGCAAGGTCTCCTAGCGCGATTGCTGGACCATAGCGGTCGATAAAGTCCTGGGCCATATCGGTACGCGTAAAGCCTGGGGCCACTACGAAGGCACGAATGCCGGCGCGGCCTAGTTTAGGGCTACGGGCAATGGAACGCGTGAGCGCCACAAGTCCGCCTTTAGAGGCTGCGTAAGCCATGTATTCGGGCGTGTCTCCCCGAAAAGCTGCTCGTGAAGCAATGTTGATGATGCGACCGCCACCTTGCCGTAAAAACTGAGCAATAGCCAGGTGGCAGAGCAAGGCAGCTGCCCGTAGGTTAACGGCCAGCGTCTGCTCCCAAGCGCGCAGCCACACTTCTGGGGAAGCCTGAAGCTCGATGCCAATCGCCACACCGGCATTGTTGATGAGCACATCCAGGCGGCCGTAGACTGCTAGCACCTCTTCGAACAAACGCTGGCAGGCGGCAACGTCGGCCAAGTCGGCCCCAAAGGCCTGAGCGTCACGACCCAGTTGTGCCGCGAGTCTTTCGGCCACCTCACGGTTTTGGTGGTAATGCACGGCCACCGTAGCCCCGGCCTGTGCCAGCCCTTCGGCCAGTGCCTTCCCAATGCCACGGCTGGCACCCGTTACGAGCACCACGCGACCGCTAAGATCCAGCGTCAAGGCCATACCTGTTTTTGGTGGATGCAAACTGCTTGCGCAATCTACAAGGCCGTAGACTTTTTCTCCAGGCCTGCATGTTGTAGTTTTTACGAGGAAAGCCGGCCGAGTATGCAACGCTTTACACTGCTTATTGGATGGAGCCTATGGCTGGCCGGGTGCAATCCTTTTGCGCCTGCGCTGGAAGAAGGTGATCCTTTTGCGGCTTTTATGGGCGATCCACGCACCATCGAAGGCTTTTTTCAGAATTTCCAAGTAGCCTATGAACTGCGTGACATCAGCCTCTACGAGCCCCTCTTGGACTCAGCTTTTGTGTTTGTCTTTTATGATCCCGATGCACAAGTTGAGCGCCAATGGGGTTTTACGCAAGAACTAGAAGCAACGCGTCGGCTCTTTCTGGGGACAAGTACCATTCAGCTGCGCTGGAATCAGATCCTTATGCAAGAAGTTTTCGACGAAGGCCGGCAGGCCCGGGTAGTGCGCTCCTTCAGTCTGCTGGTAACCCTCGAGCAGGGCAGCCTTTTCCGAAGTAGCGGCAATGTCAATTTTTTGCTGGTGCGGCCCGACACGCTCTCCCCTTGGCGATTGCGCCGCTGGCGTGACGAAAGTGAGCTGTAAGCGCAGCAATAAAAAAGCCCCGCCCAAAATCTGGCGGGGCTTTTTTGTTAGTGCTGTAGCACGAGGCTAAGAGAAAGCATGCGGCCAGGTTCGTAGACAGCCATGCCTGCCGCATAAGGATTGCGCAGGTAGGACAAATGCTGCCGATAGGTGCGGTTGAGCACGTTGTGCACGTCCAAGCGCACTTCTACTGGCCTGTAGCGATAGCGTACGCCCAAGTCGATGCGATACCACGAAGGCGTTGGGGTTTCGTTTAAGGTGGCATCCACCCTACCCTGACGGGCCTGATACATTAGGCTCGCCCAGCCCTGAAGTGCCTGTTGCTCGGGCGTATGAACTTTGGCTTGGATTGTCCAGGGTTGGATTTCAGCCAGGGGCGTGTGATGGGAGCGGTTTTCACCCCACGTGTAGCTGGTTTGCAGCGAACCCCAGGGTAGCGCCAAGCGTACCTCACCTCCAATCAATAAAGCACGCACGCTGCTGTAGGTCTGCCAGTTCATAGCATAAGCTTGCCGACGTTCCAAATAGACGTAGTTCCAGACGTGCGTGCCATAAAAACGCAGCTCTAGGTTTTGCCACTTGCTACTGGCTTGCAGTCCAGCACGTACAGGCTGGGCCAGTGTAGGATTGGCGACCCAATGGGGCTGGCCCATCATGCGGCGCAGCCCAAAATAAAGCTGTTCCACTTGCGGCGCCTCGCTGGCCAACTCGGCTTGCAGGCCCCACCAGAACGCTGCGTTCATTTTTTGATAGGCAATGCCAAGCGCCAACGGTACAAACCAGCGTTGCGTTTGCGCACGGGGATGCAGCATTCGAAACAGTTCCAGGCGCTCTTTGTCTCCGATGGCAACGTGGGTTAGCCCAATGCGACCGCTCATCGATAGGGCCTGCCAAGTAAACGTCCGCCCCATGGCACCGGAAAACACACGAGCCGAAGGAATGACGTTTTGCGTCATGGACATGC
This sequence is a window from Rhodothermus bifroesti. Protein-coding genes within it:
- a CDS encoding glutamine synthetase III — its product is MNKLLLDYNVIAATKTRLLVNGRQEVKPQPMDIERIFGENVFSLEEMKNRLPKKVFESLVATIEKGEPLSPEIADTVALAMKEWAIEKGATHFTHWFQPLTGMTAEKHESFITPNKGGGAIAVFSGRDLIQGEPDASSFPSGGLRATFEARGYTAWDPTSPAFIMENPKGAYLAIPTAFASWTGEALDHKIPLLRSMHALDKQARRVLALFGVKNVHKVYSTVGSEQEYFLIDEEFFYRRPDLATCGRTLFGAKPPRGQEMEDHYFGSIPERVLSFMLEVEKELYKLGVPVKTRHNEVAPSQYEIAPLFEQANLAADHQQLVMQTLKNVARRYGLVCLLHEKPFAGINGSGKHNNWSMATDTGMNLLDPGDNPHDNMQFLFFCAAVVRAVYKHQDLLRISVATAGNDHRLGANEAPPAIMSVFLGEQLEDIFYQLENGGARSSKTGGLLGLGVPVLPHLPRHAGDRNRTSPFAFTGNKFEFRAVGASQSISFPNTVLNTIVADALDEMATMLEEKLKAKGKRTKQAFEEAVGEVLREVIRESKAIIFNGDNYSAEWHAEAERRGLLNLRNTVEALEYLLHEKNVQLFERHGVLSRRELESRHEILLDQYTKTINIEAETSEYMARTMILPAALRYLRDLAETLDEAEDANLNVEGVRKTAQEVAGLINELQQKLDVLSAENQKRSDNIEENARHKCYNVLPAMQAVREVADRLERVVPHDYWPLPTYREILFVK
- a CDS encoding Lrp/AsnC family transcriptional regulator gives rise to the protein MSTVERIDEIDVRILELLQEHGRMKRNRIAEEVGLSVPSVSERMRKLEERGVITGYHAVLDPKRLHFDITAFIRVIVDGSEYYPEFIRRATALDEVLEVHSITGEGSHILKVRTRNTTTLERLLSRIQSWPGVHGTITSIVLSTFKETRRLPVAPTELLPVEVFESS
- a CDS encoding peroxiredoxin translates to MFPLMLSLLMLWGLGQDDIPKVGERAPDFEAQATGNKTIRLSDLRGHWVVLYFYPKSFTPGCTTEACTLRDAYEKIQSQGAVILGVSLDDIETQERFKKEYNLPFDLISDHDKKIAKAYGVLGVGGLYAKRVTFLIDPEGRVAHVFEKVDPARHDREVYETLKKLKEMPKS
- the recG gene encoding ATP-dependent DNA helicase RecG, which encodes MSELNVLSTDVRYLEGVGPRRAEALARVGVTTVRDLLHYFPRRYLDRSTIVPLRRLDERMGPITVVGTVRLAGVVEGKGRKRFELILEDESGGRLKCVWFNRLSWVAKAFKAGDRVAFHGKVQRYGYTFSMTHPDFDRLDGESVALATGRIIALYPGSAVLERVGLTSRTFRRILYAFFKAHGLKLPEILPAWMRTRYELMDGRVALRAVHFPRSQSELAQARERLKFEELFFIQLMLARTKQIRQTVAGPIFGPPGERYYRFLNEVLPFRLTQAQQRALEEIVQDTRSGRQMNRLLQGDVGSGKTVVAMAAMLHVVDNGYQCAFMVPTEILAEQHYANLKRYLEPLGVEVRLLLGGQRKALREEILADLAEGRAHVAVGTHAVIQEAVQFHRLGLAIVDEQHRFGVVQRAELFAKGENPHMLLMTATPIPRSLAMTLYGDLDVSIIDERPAGRKPVITWIRSEKRRGEVYAFLREQLRQGRQAYVVYPLVEESEKMDLQDAENGYRRLQELFRPYRVDLLHGRMLPYEKEEAMARFKRGETDILVATTVVEVGVDVPNATVMIIEHAERFGLSQLHQLRGRVGRGAAQSYCILMVDHRRTAEAEARLQVMAETDDGFKISEVDLKLRGAGDFFGTRQSGLPDLKIADITQDQPILIKAREAAFELVRRDPELEAPEHAMLRAYYDRFYAKQSLGFARVG
- the tesB gene encoding acyl-CoA thioesterase II — encoded protein: MCIEPPSSPICQLLHLLELERLEENIFRGPSRDIGSPSVFGGQVLGQALRAAAYTVPAERQVHSLHAYFILPGDPNAPIVYLVERLRDGRSFTTRRVTAIQHGRPIFNLAASFQIDEPGVTHQDPMPEVPPPETLMPEAELRRQLAEQAPEVLRPFLLHERPIEIRPVEPTNLLFPEKRPPRRHLWLRTAGKLPDDPALHCSVLAYASDFGFMGTAMLPHGLSFLQPHVQAASLDHAMWFYQPFRVDEWLLFAMESPVAAHARGLNRGLFFRRDGTLVAAVVQEGLMRIRSD
- a CDS encoding SDR family NAD(P)-dependent oxidoreductase, which gives rise to MALTLDLSGRVVLVTGASRGIGKALAEGLAQAGATVAVHYHQNREVAERLAAQLGRDAQAFGADLADVAACQRLFEEVLAVYGRLDVLINNAGVAIGIELQASPEVWLRAWEQTLAVNLRAAALLCHLAIAQFLRQGGGRIINIASRAAFRGDTPEYMAYAASKGGLVALTRSIARSPKLGRAGIRAFVVAPGFTRTDMAQDFIDRYGPAIALGDLALERLTEPQDLVPLVVLLASGMADHATGCTIDVNAGSYVH